TCAGCTGTGCGCTCAAGCCTCCTGCTGAGTTTGAGACCCCGCTGGGCCCAGTCGATCTCACTCCGTGCCCGCGCGGCCAGACCCTCATAGGCGAACTTTTTGTACTCGATGGTGACTTCACGGTCCTCCTCGGCCGTGACCGCCAGACGACGGTTGAGCATCGGGGACTCGAGGGCCTCGATCGTGGCGATCTCGTCTTCCCACACCTTGAGTTCGCCCTGCCAGTGCTCGATGTGCCCGCGAAGGAAATCGCAGATCGCCTCCTGGTCCGCCGACTCCAGATAGGCCGCCCTCAGGTGTGCGGCATCACGCGTGCGTTGGTACTTCAGCGGAGAGTTCATCCAGTCGAGGAAGGCCCGCTCCCCCGCCTCGGTGGCATGGTAGACACGGCGCCTGCCGGCGGTCCCACGGGTCTGCTCCTCGGCGACGACGAGTCCTTCTGTCGCCATCTTCCGCAGTTCCGGATAGATCTGCGAATCCGGCGCATGCCAGACATGGCCGACGGACTGGGAGAATTGCTTGGCCAGCTCGTAACCGGACATCGGCCCGATGCGCAGCAGCGCGAGCAGAGCACTTCGGAGACTCATCGTGGTTCCCTATCATGCGAATCAGCGAGGGGCCCGGGCCTGCTGCCCGGGCCCCCTCAGACTACAGCTCTCAAGCGTTTCGGCCGGTGCGCCACCCACCGCGGTAGGTCTGACGCGCAACGGTCGAGTACGGCACGGGGCTGACGACAACGCCGACCTCGGTCTGCTCGTGCTTCTCGACCGAAGCCTTCGACGTGCCGCCGTCGGGCTCGCCCCAGACGACCTTGAGCTCGGCACCCTCCGGCACATCGGGGTCGACCGTGGCCAAAGACAGGCCTCGGCGCTCGTTGGCCGAATAGCCCGTGAACATCGAGAACCCGACGACATTGCCGTCGGCGTCGACGACCGAGTCGTAGTTCGCCGACCCGTAGTTCGCCAAGGGCAGGTCGAAGTACTTGTAATTCGGCCCATCGACGTTCAGCGGTGAGGTCAGCACCGAGCCCAGGTCCTCGGCATCCCAGGCCAGAGTCACCTTCCTGCGCTGCTTGTCCGGGTCCATGGCTTCCAGGGCGCTGCGGCCGATGAAGTCGTGATCGAACTTCACGAACGACCCGTAGCCGAGTTCCCACGGGGTCAGGTAGTAGTCCTCGATGTCGTCGGAGACGAACGAGCCGGCCAGGGTGCCCGTGGCTTCGTAGCTGTCGGCGCCGAGCCATTCGCGGTACCCACGCTCGGCCTCTCCGGTGTAGATCGCCGGCAGAGGTGAGGGGATCCAACCGGATTCCAGGGTATTCGACGGGTAGGCCCGGGATCCGACGGGCAGCAGACCGAACTCAGCGCCGGCCTCGACGATGGCGTCGCGGATCTGATCATGGTCCTCATAGGGCCCCCAGACTTCGAGACCTGGGGCTCCGGCCATGCCGTGGCGCAGTGTGCGGACCTGCTTGCCGGCGATGGTCATGGTTGACATGTTGAAGAAGCGCAGCTTCTCGAGTTCGCCGCCGTTGAGCTTCTCGATGATCGACCAGGCGTTGGGGCCCTGGATCTGGAAGCGGTAGTAGCGGCGGCTGACCGCGTGGCCGTAGGGCCGTGAGGGTGAGCGGCGGTCGACCTCGATGTCGAGGTTCGGGTAGCCACCGGTCTCTGCGTGGTAGAGCAGCCAGTTCGATGCGGGCGAGCGCCCCACGTACACGTATTCATCCTCGGCCTCGTGGAAGAGGATGCCGTCGCCGATGACATGGCCGGAGGAGGTGGTGGGCACGTACTGCTTGGCCTTGTTCACCGCGAAGTTGGCCACCGAGTTGATCGCGGTGTCGGATATCAGCCTGATGGCGTCAGAGCCTTTGAGGAACACGTTGTCCATGTGATGTGACTGGTCGTAGAGGACGGCGGTCTCACGCCATGCCTTCTGTTCCTTGATCCAATTGGTGAAGTCGGCGGGTACGACCGGATAGATGTAGGACCCGATCTGCGAATTGCGCAGATGCTCGACAGGGTTGGTGGCATCGAGGATCTGCTGGAGATTGTCGCTCATGGTGGTGGAACCTCTCTGTTCGTGTCGTTTCTCTGACTGTCGGATGGTGAGGTGGAGAGCGCTCGTCGGCTCTGATTCCTCAGGTCTTCACTCTGAAGTCGCGGATCCATTCGGCGGTGGTCGTGAGTCCGCCGAATGTGTAGAAGTGCGCCTTCACCCCCGAGGATTCTCCTATGATGGAGTCGTAGGCCGACAGGTCGGTGAGGAATCTGTCGGGACCGGCGGTGCCGAGGAGGTTCGTCAGCGAGAACCCGTACTTCTTCGCGATTCCGGCACTGGTTCCCACACCGAATCGACGGGCGTATCCGAGGAGGCGTTTGATGCCCGCCGGCCCCGGGGTGCCGATGCGGATCTCGGAGTCGATACCGCGGGCGCGCACCTCGTGGACCCAGTCGGCAACCTGCTCTGCGTCGAAGCCGAATTGGGTGAGCACCACTTGATCGAGGCCCTGCTCAGCCAAGGACGAGTTCTTGGCCGCCATGTGCTCCCAGAGGGTGTCGCTGCTGATGTCGGGGTGGCCTTCGGGGTAACCGGCGAGCCCGACCTCTCGGACGCCGTACTCCTGAAGGATGCCCGTGCGGATGACGGTGAGCGAATCGGGGTACGGCCCTTCGGGCGTTGCGGGGTCCCCTCCGACGATGAAGACGTGTTCGCTGGCTCCCGCCTGCTGCAAGGCGTCGAGGAATTCCCTCAGATCGGCCTCCGAAGCCAGTCTGCGGGCGGAGACGTGGGCGACGGGAACGAACCCGAGTTCGAGCACTTCCTTGGCTGCTTCGACGCGCATCTCCAGGTTCTCATTGCCGAGGAAGGTCACGTTGACGCGTGTCCCCGGCGGAATGGCGGAGGCGGCCTGCTGAAGGTTGGAGACGTCTTTTCCGGTCATCTCAAGTGAGAAGTCGTGGAGTACGTCTGTTGCAGAATTTGCGACCACGGGGCGGTTCCTTTCGTGAACACTGCGGTGGGTTCGACGCTGCGGTGGGGTCAGCACTCGGGTCGGTGTGTGAGATCACTCTACGCACATCCGTTTACCTATGTCCATAGGCAAAAGAAGTCTTCGGTCACCGTCACTCGGGACACTTGAATGCGCAGAACCATTGCCCGAGCCTCCTGGCGCTGATAATGTGCCTGACATCACGCTTTACCTATCGTCATAGGTATCTGGACTCATCATAGGTATCCGCACCGTCGCGGATGCCGCCCCATCACAGAATCGGAGCACGCGGTGGACCTGCGCGAACGACTCGACGCCTCTCGAATGTCTGGCTATCAATGGCTGATCGTCGGCATCTGCACCTTCCTCAACGCCCTGGACGGCTACGACGTGCTGGCCATCTCCTTCTCCTCGAACCAAGTCAGCGAAGAGTTCGCTCTCTCGGGAACGGTTCTCGGCCTCGTCATGAGCGCGGCGCTGCTGGGGATGGCCATCGGCGCGCTCGTCCTGGGACCCGTCGCGGATCGAATCGGGCGACGGAACATGACCGTGATCGCTCTCATCGTCAATACCTGCGGGCTGTTCCTCTCCGCCACCGCCACCTCGGCGACTCAGCTGGGCATCTGGCGCGTCGTCACGGGACTGGGGATCGGCGGCATCCTCGTCGGGACCAATGTCATCTGTGCAGAATACGCCTCTCGGAAGCGACGTGGTCTCGTCATCAGCATCTACACGGCCGGGTACGGAATCGGCGCGGCCGTCGGCGGGTCCGTGATGGTCACGCTCATCGCCACCTATGGGTGGCGTTCGGTCTTCGTCCTCGGAGGCTGCCTGGCGGCGGTATCGCTCGTCCTCGTGCTGCTGCTGGTCCCCGAGTCCCCGTCCTACCTCTATAACCGACAGCCGAAGAACGCGATGCC
The Brevibacterium marinum genome window above contains:
- a CDS encoding PadR family transcriptional regulator — encoded protein: MSLRSALLALLRIGPMSGYELAKQFSQSVGHVWHAPDSQIYPELRKMATEGLVVAEEQTRGTAGRRRVYHATEAGERAFLDWMNSPLKYQRTRDAAHLRAAYLESADQEAICDFLRGHIEHWQGELKVWEDEIATIEALESPMLNRRLAVTAEEDREVTIEYKKFAYEGLAARARSEIDWAQRGLKLSRRLERTAETASSRHTD
- the ligM gene encoding vanillate/3-O-methylgallate O-demethylase, which produces MSDNLQQILDATNPVEHLRNSQIGSYIYPVVPADFTNWIKEQKAWRETAVLYDQSHHMDNVFLKGSDAIRLISDTAINSVANFAVNKAKQYVPTTSSGHVIGDGILFHEAEDEYVYVGRSPASNWLLYHAETGGYPNLDIEVDRRSPSRPYGHAVSRRYYRFQIQGPNAWSIIEKLNGGELEKLRFFNMSTMTIAGKQVRTLRHGMAGAPGLEVWGPYEDHDQIRDAIVEAGAEFGLLPVGSRAYPSNTLESGWIPSPLPAIYTGEAERGYREWLGADSYEATGTLAGSFVSDDIEDYYLTPWELGYGSFVKFDHDFIGRSALEAMDPDKQRRKVTLAWDAEDLGSVLTSPLNVDGPNYKYFDLPLANYGSANYDSVVDADGNVVGFSMFTGYSANERRGLSLATVDPDVPEGAELKVVWGEPDGGTSKASVEKHEQTEVGVVVSPVPYSTVARQTYRGGWRTGRNA
- a CDS encoding methylenetetrahydrofolate reductase, coding for MVANSATDVLHDFSLEMTGKDVSNLQQAASAIPPGTRVNVTFLGNENLEMRVEAAKEVLELGFVPVAHVSARRLASEADLREFLDALQQAGASEHVFIVGGDPATPEGPYPDSLTVIRTGILQEYGVREVGLAGYPEGHPDISSDTLWEHMAAKNSSLAEQGLDQVVLTQFGFDAEQVADWVHEVRARGIDSEIRIGTPGPAGIKRLLGYARRFGVGTSAGIAKKYGFSLTNLLGTAGPDRFLTDLSAYDSIIGESSGVKAHFYTFGGLTTTAEWIRDFRVKT